The following nucleotide sequence is from Cicer arietinum cultivar CDC Frontier isolate Library 1 chromosome 2, Cicar.CDCFrontier_v2.0, whole genome shotgun sequence.
ACAATATTCACAAATCACAAGCATCATAAACCTTAAACCTAAGTTGTTTTAGCATATGTTTTATCGCTTATCAATGTAAAGACACAGTAAAAATTAGGAAGCGACAACTAGCAACATCAAAATACGCGGTGATGGAGCATCCCACCGTGAAAACAAACAGGTGCTTAATATGTCAGCGAAAATTAACCTTGAATACCGGTTAAGAATGGTATcgaaaaaaagagagaaatgcAAGGTTGGTTGGCGAAAATGCAGGCCATTGAATGCACTCAATGGTCATACACATAATACAGGTCTTAAGCAAAACCTTGTTTCCTTTACAGCACAATGCTCTCTTATTGCATTCCTCACAATTTTCTCATTCTCTTGTGTTTTGTATCACTCTAGCATGGTCTTGGCAGCATCAATTAATATTGGTCTAAACTCATCGGTAGCTCGACCGAGTACGGTGTACCCTTCCTTGTCCTCCACATCCACATCTGCTCCATGCCTTATAAGAAGGAGTGCTACCTGTAAACCAAACACAAGGTAGATATTTATGCACTGCATCAATGTATGGTGCTCCAAAACTATGAGACTCCAATAACAAAACTACCAAAACATTTCTCATCAtagacattttttttgtttcccACATGTTCTTTCCGCGGGATATTCAAGATATTGTCAAACACTAAACGTGGACACCTCTCTTGGACGAGATTCGAACTGTGGTTTGTCATATTGCGGGAAACTAGTCCCTTCCGCAAGAGCTGATGAATTACAGAATTATTGATGAAGCTAACTCTAAAACAAATGCACTCATCATTGACCTCCATTTGTTTTATGCAGATACTAAAAGAAATAACTAACGAATCCAACCCCAGAACATTTCATTTGCAGATTCTGCGCACAAATTTGGATAGTACCTTTGCTTGGCTGTCGCTCTTCGGTGTGTGAATTAAAAAGTTACAGATAGTATTTGATACTCTTGAGTACTAAACAGTATCATGAAGTTTGTTGTATGCCTCCAACCACATTTTTCACCTTCTATAACATTTTATAAGCTACAACTACTAACCAGAATTTCCTTTGGAGTCTTGGCAAGGACACATTAGAGTGCCAATCCTGATTCTTTATTGTCTAATCTAATTTATGTAGCTTGAAATTATCAGGTTTTAAAGTTTATAGCAATGTTGATAAAATCATGATTCTACCTAGTATTGGGAGGGGGTTGAAAGATCGTAACCCGGATCGTAAGATCCTACCAGATGGTAAACTTATACTTATATAAATGGTTTTTATATACACATGCATAAAAATATCATAGATCAAGAAAATAACCTCTAAATCAAAACATTCAATTAAAGTTCATAAccataaattcataaataattcAGAAGACCAAGTCCATAAGTCATATCATTAATTCATAACTCCAAAAAAACAGAACAGAGGATGAACTAAAAAAAACAGAGGCACCACGCAAGGAACAGAAAAAGGAAGGGAAGGAGGAGTTAGCATCGCCGTTGCCAGTGGAAGTGGATGTGAGAGAAGATGGAAGGTTTGAGACTTAGGCGATGTTCTTTCTGCTATTTGATAGTTGCGCGCGAGAAGATGGAAGGTTTAAGTATCACatagttttctttttaaaagtaaaaatactGGGTATTTTTGAGGAATCCCAACCTGGATACTAAAGAATTAGGATTTTCGGTGGGAAAATCTGACCCAGTTTCAAACAGCTCAGTTGTGACGAACTCGTGATCCCACAAGTTGATGGTGAAATTTGCAATTTAGCTAGGAACTTCACGTGTCCTATCCAATGCGCATCGCAGCACGAAGAGAGGAGTTTGGATCGCAGGATCATACAATTCCAGAGGCATACTTGCAATTTAACTATTGTAAAGAAACTTTAAACGACACTCAAATTGAAATGAAGGGAGTAACTGTTAAGAAACATCATGTTCAGATATTTATACTTACACTTGATTAAatcacaaaaaattaatatagaaTCCTTCTAAGAAGTTGGCATGTAAAAAAACTTATCAAACTAAAGGATTATAAGAAAAGTAATAGATGGATCAAGAATTTACAACAACTTATTTAATGCAcacgtttttttttataagcaaatgtTAGTGGCTAATTTGTTAATGATGGAGAAATGTTAGTAGCAGGGGTCGACCCTGGTCTTCCTACACAGAACTCCTATGGTGCCCAACCTTTATCACTGGGCTATTATTCCTTCTGGGATTATTTAATGCACAAGTAAATAAGAATTTTGCAAACTAAATCAGTAAGAATGGTGAAGctgtcaaaaattaaaatggaaaCATAGCAATATTCCTACCATAAAAATCATAAGAGGAACATCTACAACAAATACATATCAATTTATGAGAAATACTGTAGAAATGCACCCTGATAATGCATACTCACTGTTCTACAGTATACACACAACACAAGAGCACATAAGCACAGATAGACTAAGCATACATACCTCTTTGTTATAACAAACCACTGCATTCATCAGAGGAGTTTGACCAGCTCTATCAACAGCATCGATATCTGCTCCTTCTTCAATCAAAAGTTCGCACAGCTCAGAATTCCCAGTGCTAGCTGCCCGATGCAACGGGGTGCAACCAACCtgatcatattaaaatttacaaggcatacactataaattattataaatgtcaTCTTTAATAATGTGATTATTATGAAAAATGAGGGACATTGAAACCATAGTGTcacaaatatatcaaatgaatCCATGCTATAACCTTGTCCTTTAAATTAATCTTGGCATCATGGGAGATGAGTTTTTCAGCGACCTTTGACCGACCTTTACTGGCTGCATAGTGTAAGGCAGTACGTCCTccattgttttttatattaacatCAGCTCCTA
It contains:
- the LOC101495937 gene encoding uncharacterized protein produces the protein MKMEVDSENKQENNIKEDDLFKAAEEGDSSVFEALSTETLSKALSLRNEDARSLLHVAASSGHSQVVKILLSSDASAEVINSADEEGWVPLHSAASIGNLEILEALLNKGADVNIKNNGGRTALHYAASKGRSKVAEKLISHDAKINLKDKVGCTPLHRAASTGNSELCELLIEEGADIDAVDRAGQTPLMNAVVCYNKEVALLLIRHGADVDVEDKEGYTVLGRATDEFRPILIDAAKTMLE